The Drosophila suzukii chromosome X, CBGP_Dsuzu_IsoJpt1.0, whole genome shotgun sequence DNA window CAAGGCAATCAACTAAACTGGCAAAGAATACGAAGAGTTTTGAGAAGGCTGCGGAATCGAATTAGTGCGTCGGGCGACAGGATTTACTTGCAGAATAGGGTGCCTATCCATGTGCCGGTGAACCGCCGGGAGAATTCGCAAAGTAGGAGGAACCGTCGGCGTAGGGCTGCCAGGGAGAGGGCCCGCCGAGCGGAATTAAACGCGGGGACCGAGGTTAACCAAGCACCATCACGGCTCGTAGGTCTAAGAATCACTCTTACCAGGGACAATCTAATCCCGGGTGAGAAtccaccaccacctccacccccaccgccaccaccaccaccaccacgtCGATCGCGATCCCAGGCCCCGATTCGAATCAGAGCAGTAATAATAGTGGCAAGTCGACGTGGTAAGTTTCAATCTATGTCCCCAATTTCAAGTTGGCCTTTACTTAGCAATCCCCACCTTTTGCAGTGCAAATACGCCTAGCTCCAGCTGAGGAAGCGGAACCTGAGAACACTGATTTCAGTTCAGattagggaggttcaagatccccaatagcaaaattaatattaactGCATCAAGTCACACATTCAGAAGAATTGTATTGTTTAGAGGCCCTAGAGAATGCTGATATTTTCAATTAGAGGCCCACGCGAATCCAGTCGAACAATTACGTGCATAAGCGAATGCAGATATTTTGGAACCCCAATTGATTGCTAAATTACAATGCGTGTTTACCTGTACTATCAGTTATTATAATGT harbors:
- the LOC108016636 gene encoding serine/arginine repetitive matrix protein 1-like, yielding MGTSKLPTRACEQGNQLNWQRIRRVLRRLRNRISASGDRIYLQNRVPIHVPVNRRENSQSRRNRRRRAARERARRAELNAGTEVNQAPSRLVGLRITLTRDNLIPGENPPPPPPPPPPPPPPRRSRSQAPIRIRAVIIVASRRVQIRLAPAEEAEPENTDFSSD